The sequence below is a genomic window from Chelonoidis abingdonii isolate Lonesome George chromosome 6, CheloAbing_2.0, whole genome shotgun sequence.
TTAGAGATTTCCTGATATATGTAGAATTGTACTATATGTGGCTTTAATCTCCTGCTGTAAAAAGTGTGCAACAaagttttcatatttttcagtATGACATGCACCTGACATTTGAGGATATGTGTCATATAACATATGACAAGATACATGATGGTAATCATATCTCATAAGAgagcaaaaacaatgaaaaaacaaGTGTTCTATAGCCCACAGAAAGTTCTTGTCAGGTCTTTAGTATTTCTCATTCTGAAAGTATCATATCAACATAGGCATTTTGTACCACACCTATTACTGCGATATTCACATAGTGAAATAAACAGTGTTTTTCTATTAGGgctgattgttttgttttatttttttaatcctattctcAGTTTACCTTACCTTTTCTACttacttttaatatttaacaGTCCACGTACAACCAGTTTTTAAATCAATGCAGTTAGGGTAGGAGCTACTGTTTTTAACTGGAGAGCTGATCACAGTCTGGTCTCTGTACTGCCATTGTGACTGACAGCTGTTCTCTTGTTTTCTGCCtcttaaccagtttttaatccatgacAGAACTTTGGCTTTCATGCCACAACTACTTAATTTCCTTAATAGCTTCTTTTTTGAGGATCTTTACCAAAATTATTTTGGACTTGCAAAATAATCTACCAATTGTTAGGGATTTGCTAGTTGAGTTGTCAAAGAATTCTAGATAGCATAGTTGTTTCCGGAGGCTGTCCTGGTTCTTTGTATTATATAatgttagtttttgtttttcataattCTAGCTTTAGTATTGTTTCAACTAGCTGATAGACCAATGAGACTTATTTCAGTATCAGATGATTCCCAGAGTATCTGTTAGCATCCTTTTAAAAGATAAGCATAACATTGGCTATTCTTCAATCCTCTGGTTCATTTTAATTAGAGTAAATATCTTTGTTAGCAGCTaaaccatttcattttaaattccttcagaattcttgatTGATATAATATGGTCCTCGTGGTTTGTTGCAATTTATAATCTATTGATCTTTTTATTAATCAATTTGTAATacagtcctggtgacttattgcggGACCCGATCCTGCTCCTGTTGAATTTGATGGCACAGCtgcctttgttttcagttgtgcCAAAATCTGACTTTAAATTATCAATTTCAGGACAGAGAAGAAATGCTATTGTCATGAAGGTTTAGTACTAATAGATTTCCACACCAGATATTGTAATGGATCACATCCCTATTTTCCCCACCTACCGTCTGTACCCTAACTTCCTGTCACAACTACTTTGTGAAGCATTGTGGAAGAGCAGAGATTAGGTAACTGGCACATTCCTTCAGTAATACACCACTGAATTTTCATAGACGACATATTATCCAAAGCTAGTAAATAATAATTCTACCCAAAAATTGCCTCTGCCATTTGATTTCAAATTGATAGTTCACTTGACTTCAAAAAGTTGAGGAGATAGCTTGCTACATATGTTCTGGACTATCAAATTATTGATCTCTCTTTATCTGTAATATAGAAAATAATACTGAACAGAAATCTAGCCTGTGGACGAATGTGTAGCCAAGTGTTTGCAGTATTGTTATAGCCATTTTGATCCTAGAATATTAAacatacaaggtgggtgaggtaatattttttattagtcctataaaaaatattacatcacccaccttgtctatttaGCATATCTATCTAGGTAAATCAAGGCGtgcttattttgtttttgctttttcctctACTTTCTGTTCCAGCTACTGCCCTGGCCAGTGTGAATGGATATACTGCCCTGGAGATGCCATATCTTCTGTTGCATCTTCTGAGAAGAGCacaggaaaaatatttatatatgatGGTCGAGGAAATAACCAGCCACTTCATGTTTTTGATAAACTCCATACATCCCCTCTTACTCAGATACGGCTGAACCCCACCTACAAAGTAGTAGTGTCTTCTGACAAGTCTGGAATGATTGaatactggactgggactcctCATGAATATAAATTCCCCAAAAATGTGAACTGGGAGTATAAAACAGACACCGATTTATATGAATTTGCTAAATGTAAAGCTTACCCATCCAGTATATGTTTCTCACCTGATGGCAAGAAAATGGCCACTATTGGTTCCGATAGAAAAGTTAGAATTTTCAGGTTCTTGACTGGGAAGCTTATGAGAGTCTTTGATGAATCCCTGAGTGTGAGTTCAATTTTCCTTCTatattctgatttttctttttttgtatattAATTTACTCCCCAGTACCTTTTATCTACTTTATCACcagtttttttaaagatgggtttTATTATTTACCTTATATTACAAAGGAGTTTTTTTCTATATTAGCATCTTTTAATCTTATACTTCTATGGTATCTAACTTCTACATGTTAATCTGTGCTAAATATACTTTGAAATTTAATTGCTGTTTTTCATTTAGGAAATGTAATTTTTGTGCAGCTAGACTGCCCATTTTGctagaaagcatttgaaaaaaatgtctgctttaatcaaaatcaggaaaaaaatgtaaggggaaaaatctttttaaagatTGCTTTGTTAGAgcaaacatacttttttttcatTGCCAGGGTCTTGGATGCTAACTACAGCTTGAGTTTAGATagtcaaaagaaaaataattctaatTGTGTATATTTCAGTTCCTGCGTTAGCTAAAGAAAATACTTGAATGATTCACTCAAACATTTATTTAAGCTTGTGAATAGCTGAGTAATTCTACTGAAGTGAAAGTTAAGTATGTGTTTCAATCCTTTGCTAGATCATAGCATTTATTGTATATTCATACCATTGGTGATTGATTGTCTTGTTTCTGTAGATGTTTACTGAGCTGCAACAGATGAGACAACAGCTGCCAGACATGGAGTTTGGCCGACGTATGGCTGTTGAGCGTGAGTTGGAGAAGGTGGATGCAGTCAGGTTAATTAACATAATTTTTGATGAAACTGGACACTTTGTGCTCTATGGAACAATGCTGGGTATTAAGGTCATAAATGTAGAAACTAACCGGTAAGTCTTATTCCAACTGTGTTTATGCACCTACATATAATGGTTAGTCTCAAAGAGTCTATAATTTCAGCCAATTTTTTAATATTCTTGTtccatttaaaattttgcatGTCAATAGATCTTTATGTTTCTTCAGAATTAGGTTGAAAATGAACTGTTTGTATGCCAAATATTGAATTTTATGGCTTAAAACTTGGTAAAATGAGAGAAGATATGCATAAAAATCCTTGGAATAATTATTTTGCACAGGCAGTCAATTTCTGGCTCATAGTAAATACAATCAGATACACTAATGGAAAGTTAATGACCgttttttgtttataattctGCATGGTAGAATAAATGAGGATCGATGGTTTGGGGATTTTTAGGGTAGGAAAGGCTGAGTAGTCAGTTTTTTTGTAAGAGTTTTGAAAAGGGAAAGCATTGTAAATAAACTTGTAATAGcgttccctcctgccccctccctccctctataTATAGCGACACATATATTTGATAAGATGAAGAGCAGTGTTTCTTGAATTCTGCTAAGAGTCTAGTTATGGCTGGAGGAGACTGACTGTATGACATGGAAGTTTAACAGTAgtcatacttttttttgttttgtttttgtttttgaacacCATGTACTATAGGTGTGTTCGTATCTtaggcaaacaggaaaatatCAGGGTGATGCAACTGGCTTTGTTCCAAGGTGTAGCAAAGAAACATCGTGCTGCAACCACTATAGAGATGAAAGCATCTGAAAACCCTGTACTCCAGAATATCCAGGCAGATCCAACAATAGTCTGCACATCTTTCAAAAAGAACAGGTTTTACATGGTAGGTATGGTTTCTGTTAGACTAATCCAAGATAGAAATTattcagttttgtgtgtgtgtgttttttaaacaacttCTCACAGACTTTTTTAGTGCTTTTTGACTTGAAGAATTTTGCTAGTGACAACTTTCCCAGACAAGGCTCCTTAAATTACAACAGTATTTCAGAATTTTTAGCTTGGATTTATCTGAGATTAGCTTTATGATCCTTCAGTTTTTACTGAGTTAGTCAAGAAATTGTGAATCTTGGACTCCTTTATATCTTAGTAAAGTTTTAGTTCCTGTGTTTGGTAGTTAGGATTTCTTTTGAAGCTATATTTGTATATAGCTATGTAATTACTCTGTAGTGCCTGGGAAGCCTAATGAAGGATCAGGGCTCatttgtgctaagcactgtatagACAAGTAACAGACATTTGGTGCAGAAACCTGACTGTCATTTGCTTAACTAGTACTTGTGCTTAACCTTGATTGTTACCAAGTGTGTGTACCCTAAACTGTCAGAAGTTAATTATAGAACTGAACACACAACTTGCAAAAGTACAGACCAGGAAGAAAAGTTGACAGGATCTGGGACTTTTTTATTTATCAAACATACAGCAAATATATAGTGTATTTCAGTGACTGTAATTGCCATCTGAAACTTTATAATGTACACACTTGGTGCTGTATGTTGGCATTTCTCTACTGTTTGACCTTTTATTATGTGTTTTCTCTAATTAGTTTTGTCTTCTGCCTTTTGAGCACTAGTCTAGGGATCATATTGCTGTGGATGAAAATGGCTCTTTGAATTAATCATTGCCTTTCTATAGTATTAGATTAGTATGAAGACAGAATAAGAGTACTTACTATATCCGTGTAATGAGATCAAGGGAGACTTCGAATTCTGTCTGATCCTAGCACAAGGAGCATTGCCTGAGTATGAGTGTACTTTACCTGTACACGTTTTTATATTCTTcccttttaaataaaacaatgttaaagGCAGGCGAAAGGTATAAGGGGGAGAGATCACAAAAAACTATCGATATACTCATTCATGAGCCacatttttttagtaaaaaagggaagcatcagagaaggtcggcttatgaacaggtatagagagggggagaggcagcagagcaagAAGGGAAGAgtcggggccagagtctctccacttctgggaatgctgctctccccccagcctctgaagcagctgcagcttggggctggcaggctgcagccgtgccatTCGGCCCACCGGAGCACTCTGCCGCCGTGCCGCCCAGCCTGCTGAAGCAGCTTCAGCCAGGCCAGACACATccttccctggcctgcccccGCTAAaatgggaagggatggaatggggagaATGTGGAGGACCTGgactaggggtggggtcatgtggggagtagtcacaggggttactcccctgactctcagcttctctcccccccccaccctgtgcgTCCCTCCCCCCTCTCAAATTTCCCCATCAGTTACTGTCCTGGCCCTTTAGAGTGAGCAGCTAGTGGGCTGGGAcacattttgtttacttaggtttacctcacTGCCTTCGaatgctcgaggtaaacaaaccatctcagcctgcCGACAGCTTATCCTgctggcccgggagccaaagtttgccaacccctgaattatagggtcggcttatgcaTGGgtcataaaaaatttccatttttacttatccatcttgcgAGGGGGGTCGACTTATAAACTAACTGGCTTATATCTGGACTGGAAATTGTTACCTTTAATCTGCAGGTGGAAGGACTGTCAGTCTTTATTTCACACATACTGAAATGCAGGAAGATAGACTTTTATAATATGATCTTTCTCACTGACTTTTAGCTGGGAAGCTTTGTATGGTATctaaataagaaaatataaaggtaGCAAccttttgtctttttgttcttcAGTTTACTAAACGTGAACCAGAAGATACAAAGAGTGCAGATTCTGACAGAGATGTATTTAATGAGAAACCATCTAAGGAAGAGGTCATGGCAGCCACTCAAGCTGAAGGCCCCAAAAGGGTTTCTGATAGTGCCATTATTCACACAAGCATGGGAGATATTCATGTCAAGCTTTTCCCTGTTGAGTATGTATTTTGTAcctttttaaaagtagttttgcTTTTATTGTTCCTTTCTTTGAGGCTGTTTTGTTGTCAGTTACTGGGGCAGGAGGACTGCTTATAATTTGATTTCCCCTGCTCCTCATCCAAGGATTCCTATTACATAATATTATTGGTTGCATATTTGCCTAATTAATTATATAAATCAAACTGCTGGGATGTTAGCAACCACACTAGGGGCAAAAAATAGCttaaagcagcagcaggggcagtggttctcaatattttttgttgttgttggagtACTCCTTAGAAATTGTAAATCCCCTCCCATGTCTGCTTGTATCATGTCTAAGTTTGTCAGATCTCACCTActacttttcctttcttctgtgttgttttatttttgatttatgGATTTGCTCTTTTTACCTTGTTTTGACCTTTTTCTGATTCTCCCCCAGATGCTCGTGTGATATCAGCACTGTTTTGTGCAAGTTAGGTGTTACTGCAGAGATAACAGAGCTGTGCTATTTCATGCAGTCTAGAGGAAAGGAGAATAGAAAATGTGGTTGGCAGCAGCAGATCTGGCAACAGCTTTCTAAACCAGAGGGATGATGCATCCTGCAACTCGAAATTTATGCATAAAGCAATTACTTTTGGTGCCATTGCAAACCTGAAACCTCTCACAAGAGCTACCTTCTCCATCAAAACTGTATCCTATAATGGAGAAAGTTTTATGTGCAACTATGCATGAACATTATCCCATTTATGTTCAACTGCTGGCACATAACTGAGAAGGGTTCTTGTACA
It includes:
- the PPWD1 gene encoding peptidylprolyl isomerase domain and WD repeat-containing protein 1 isoform X2, with translation MCRRSVTHTNMASADSESKRRKLEEVAAGAVAGDGDEEPEEEERWVGPLPGEAAQAKKRRVLEFEHVYLENLPSASMYERSYMHRDVITHVVCTKTDFIITASHDGHVKFWKKVEEGIEFVKHFRSHLGVIESIAVSSEGALFCSVGDDKAMKVFDVVNFDMINMLKLGYCPGQCEWIYCPGDAISSVASSEKSTGKIFIYDGRGNNQPLHVFDKLHTSPLTQIRLNPTYKVVVSSDKSGMIEYWTGTPHEYKFPKNVNWEYKTDTDLYEFAKCKAYPSSICFSPDGKKMATIGSDRKVRIFRFLTGKLMRVFDESLSMFTELQQMRQQLPDMEFGRRMAVERELEKVDAVRLINIIFDETGHFVLYGTMLGIKVINVETNRCVRILGKQENIRVMQLALFQGVAKKHRAATTIEMKASENPVLQNIQADPTIVCTSFKKNRFYMFTKREPEDTKSADSDRDVFNEKPSKEEVMAATQAEGPKRVSDSAIIHTSMGDIHVKLFPVECSCDISTVLCKLGVTAEITELCYFMQSRGKENRKCGWQQQIWQQLSKPEG
- the PPWD1 gene encoding peptidylprolyl isomerase domain and WD repeat-containing protein 1 isoform X1, translated to MCRRSVTHTNMASADSESKRRKLEEVAAGAVAGDGDEEPEEEERWVGPLPGEAAQAKKRRVLEFEHVYLENLPSASMYERSYMHRDVITHVVCTKTDFIITASHDGHVKFWKKVEEGIEFVKHFRSHLGVIESIAVSSEGALFCSVGDDKAMKVFDVVNFDMINMLKLGYCPGQCEWIYCPGDAISSVASSEKSTGKIFIYDGRGNNQPLHVFDKLHTSPLTQIRLNPTYKVVVSSDKSGMIEYWTGTPHEYKFPKNVNWEYKTDTDLYEFAKCKAYPSSICFSPDGKKMATIGSDRKVRIFRFLTGKLMRVFDESLSMFTELQQMRQQLPDMEFGRRMAVERELEKVDAVRLINIIFDETGHFVLYGTMLGIKVINVETNRCVRILGKQENIRVMQLALFQGVAKKHRAATTIEMKASENPVLQNIQADPTIVCTSFKKNRFYMFTKREPEDTKSADSDRDVFNEKPSKEEVMAATQAEGPKRVSDSAIIHTSMGDIHVKLFPVECPKTVENFCVHSRNGYYNGHTFHRIIKGFMIQTGDPTGTGMGGESIWGGEFEDEFHSTLRHDRPYTLSMANAGSNTNGSQFFITVVPTPWLDNKHSVFGRVTKGMEVVQRISNVKVNPKTDKPYEDVSIINITVK
- the PPWD1 gene encoding peptidylprolyl isomerase domain and WD repeat-containing protein 1 isoform X3, whose protein sequence is MKVFDVVNFDMINMLKLGYCPGQCEWIYCPGDAISSVASSEKSTGKIFIYDGRGNNQPLHVFDKLHTSPLTQIRLNPTYKVVVSSDKSGMIEYWTGTPHEYKFPKNVNWEYKTDTDLYEFAKCKAYPSSICFSPDGKKMATIGSDRKVRIFRFLTGKLMRVFDESLSMFTELQQMRQQLPDMEFGRRMAVERELEKVDAVRLINIIFDETGHFVLYGTMLGIKVINVETNRCVRILGKQENIRVMQLALFQGVAKKHRAATTIEMKASENPVLQNIQADPTIVCTSFKKNRFYMFTKREPEDTKSADSDRDVFNEKPSKEEVMAATQAEGPKRVSDSAIIHTSMGDIHVKLFPVECPKTVENFCVHSRNGYYNGHTFHRIIKGFMIQTGDPTGTGMGGESIWGGEFEDEFHSTLRHDRPYTLSMANAGSNTNGSQFFITVVPTPWLDNKHSVFGRVTKGMEVVQRISNVKVNPKTDKPYEDVSIINITVK